A genomic segment from Agelaius phoeniceus isolate bAgePho1 chromosome 2, bAgePho1.hap1, whole genome shotgun sequence encodes:
- the FAM181B gene encoding protein FAM181B, which yields MAVPAALLSPHHLLSFCFPAAGGLLGYADLEKGYEGGGGDAGDFREATRDLLSFIDSASSNIKLALDRPVKSRRKVNHRKYLQKQIKRCTGIIAAAAAAPPPAPPPAACPPAACPARPPPRREPAQAAGSSLQSKSLAALFGSLQRGRGAAGGAEARAGGGGAERAAGGPRKVPLRDRNLPPSFFTEPALPGPAARGPPAKEPEKGGGGGGAEATEFLELLCPEYGALLPEHAAPSDAFGGRLPAELGLEHGLYELPLPAGPHPLLGGLLYPEPPWSPAAPCSPPRKAPPEPLRPIYPGGGGAEPVPGSGGSSEEPGGHLPAGFAPFFPECPLPPPQPPYDYGGGYHRGGYPGL from the coding sequence ATGGCCGTGCCCGCCGCGCTGCTCAGCCCCCACCACCTCCTCTCCTTCTGCTTCCCCGCCGCCGGCGGGCTCCTGGGCTATGCCGACCTGGAGAAGGGCTAcgagggcggcggcggcgacgCGGGGGACTTTAGAGAAGCCACCCGGGACCTGCTGAGCTTCATCGACTCGGCTTCCAGCAACATCAAGCTGGCGCTGGACCGGCCGGTGAAGTCCCGGCGGAAGGTGAACCATAGGAAGTACCTGCAGAAGCAGATCAAGCGCTGCACCGGCATcatcgccgccgccgccgccgccccgccgcccgcgccgccgcccgccgcctgcccgcccgccgcctgccccgcccggcccccgcCGCGCCGGGAGCCCGCGCAGGCGGCGGGCAGCAGCCTCCAGAGCAAGAGCCTGGCCGCCCTCTTCGGCTCCctgcagcggggccggggcgcggcgggcggcgcCGAGGcacgggcgggcggcggcggcgcggagcgggcggcgggcggcccGCGGAAGGTGCCGCTGCGGGACCGCAACCTGCCGCCCTCCTTCTTCACGGAGCCCGCGCTGCCCGGGCCCGCCGCCCGCGGGCCGCCCGCCAAGGAGCCGGAGaagggcggcgggggcggcggcgccgAGGCCACCGAGTtcttggagctgctgtgccccgAGTACGGCGCGCTGCTGCCCGAGCACGCCGCCCCGAGCGACGCCTTCGGCGGCCGCCTGCCCGccgagctggggctggagcacggGCTGTACGAGCTGCCGCTGCCCGCCGGGCCGCACCCGCTGCTGGGCGGGCTGCTCTACCCCGAGCCGCCCTGGAGCCCGGCCGCGCCCTGCAGCCCGCCCAGGAAGGCGCCGCCCGAGCCGCTGCGCCCCAtctaccccggcggcggcggcgccgagcccgtgcccggcagcggcggcagcagcgagGAGCCCGGGGGGCACCTGCCCGCGGGGTTCGCCCCCTTCTTCCCCGAGTGCCCGCTGCCCCCGCCGCAGCCGCCCTACGACTACGGCGGCGGGTACCACCGCGGGGGCTACCCCGGGCTCTAG